In a genomic window of Methanosarcina horonobensis HB-1 = JCM 15518:
- the cfbB gene encoding Ni-sirohydrochlorin a,c-diamide synthase, with translation MSHSNQPGRKEVGSIPRVLISADRSSSGKTTISMGLMAALVSKGYKVQPFKVALDYIDPSYHTEITGRFCRNLDGYLMDEHGILDVYTHACETGGGADIAIIEGVRGLFEGFESLSDLGSTAQIAKILKCPVVFVINARSITRSAAALISGYKNFDPDVEIAGVILNNIGGRRHAQKAKEAIEYYTGVPVIGIIPRDPSMQISMRHLGLMPALEGRRRLGDGGFENRLHGIEEIINKGIDVDRFLEIAGSASPLTVQENSIFSPDASADYPRPKIGVALDEAFNFYYRDNIDLLELAGAEIVYFSPVNDPSLPDVDGLYIGGGYPELFAAGLEANESMRTAIREASAAGMPIYAECGGLMYLTEKISTGVPGKGTYHDASMPESTYSMVGALPGHTIMGQTRVVSYNIGTLEKDCLIGKKGNSFKGHEFHHSEIREIPDNAEFAITLSRGTGIKGDRDGLIVNNTLGSYAHLHGVAYRELAGSLVEAARKFKESGASL, from the coding sequence GGTAGGGAGCATTCCCAGAGTCCTTATTTCCGCAGACCGTTCTTCCTCAGGCAAGACCACAATTTCCATGGGGCTTATGGCTGCCCTTGTCTCAAAAGGGTATAAAGTCCAGCCATTCAAGGTCGCCCTTGACTATATCGATCCCAGTTACCACACCGAGATCACGGGCAGGTTCTGCAGAAACCTTGACGGATACCTGATGGATGAGCATGGGATTCTTGATGTCTATACCCACGCCTGTGAAACCGGAGGTGGTGCTGATATTGCAATTATCGAAGGTGTCCGCGGGCTTTTCGAGGGTTTTGAGAGTTTAAGCGACCTCGGGAGCACTGCTCAGATTGCGAAGATCCTTAAATGCCCTGTAGTTTTCGTAATCAATGCCCGTAGCATCACCCGTTCCGCTGCTGCCCTTATAAGCGGTTATAAGAATTTCGACCCTGATGTGGAAATTGCAGGGGTAATCCTCAACAATATCGGAGGTCGACGCCACGCACAGAAGGCAAAAGAGGCAATAGAATACTATACCGGCGTGCCGGTAATAGGAATAATTCCAAGGGACCCCTCAATGCAGATTTCCATGCGCCACCTCGGGCTTATGCCAGCTCTTGAAGGCAGGCGGAGGCTTGGAGACGGAGGGTTTGAGAACAGGCTTCACGGCATTGAAGAGATTATCAATAAAGGAATTGATGTGGATCGCTTTTTGGAAATCGCAGGAAGTGCAAGCCCCCTGACAGTCCAGGAAAACAGTATTTTTTCTCCCGATGCAAGTGCAGACTATCCCAGGCCGAAAATAGGGGTTGCCCTTGATGAAGCTTTTAATTTTTACTACCGCGACAATATTGACCTGCTGGAACTTGCAGGTGCGGAGATTGTTTACTTCAGTCCTGTAAATGACCCCTCACTTCCTGATGTTGACGGCCTCTACATAGGAGGGGGCTACCCCGAACTTTTTGCAGCCGGACTTGAAGCCAATGAGTCCATGAGGACAGCCATCAGAGAAGCTTCTGCTGCAGGTATGCCCATATATGCCGAATGCGGCGGGCTCATGTACCTTACGGAAAAAATCAGTACCGGAGTTCCCGGAAAAGGCACTTATCACGATGCCTCCATGCCCGAGTCAACCTATTCAATGGTTGGAGCGCTTCCGGGCCACACAATTATGGGGCAGACAAGGGTTGTCAGTTACAATATAGGGACTCTTGAGAAGGACTGCCTTATAGGGAAAAAAGGCAACAGCTTCAAAGGGCATGAGTTTCATCATTCAGAAATCCGGGAAATTCCTGATAACGCGGAATTTGCAATAACCCTCTCACGCGGCACCGGGATAAAAGGTGACAGGGACGGGCTTATTGTCAACAACACCCTTGGCTCTTACGCTCACCTGCATGGGGTTGCATACAGAGAACTTGCAGGCTCGCTTGTCGAAGCTGCCCGTAAATTCAAGGAATCCGGGGCTTCTCTTTAA